In Xenopus laevis strain J_2021 chromosome 2S, Xenopus_laevis_v10.1, whole genome shotgun sequence, a genomic segment contains:
- the cx38.S gene encoding gap junction alpha-2 protein (The RefSeq protein has 1 substitution compared to this genomic sequence), whose amino-acid sequence MAGWELLKLLLDDVQEHSTLIGKVWLTVLFIFRIFILSVAGESVWTDEQSDFICNTQQPGCTNVCYDQAFPISHVRYWVLQFLFVSTPTLIYLGHMVYLSKKEEKERQKENESRILVANEAQTEVHSSATKKIRIQGPLMCTYTTSVVFKSIFEAGFLLGQWYIYGFVMSPIFVCERIPCKHKVECFVSRPMEKTIFIIFMLVVSLISLLLNLMELIHLSFKCFQHGIKEGATCSPTGIPFNGAGNRMPPQEYTNPPSSNQDIDLPAYNKMSGGHNWSRIQMEQQVNGLVKPKCQCDCWSQSAISVVVSGAPGIISNMDAVKSNHQTSSKQQYV is encoded by the coding sequence ATGGCAGGATGGGAATTACTAAAGCTCTTACTGGATGATGTCCAGGAACATTCCACACTTATTGGGAAAGTCTGGCTAACCGTACTTTTTATCTTCAGAATATTTATTCTGAGTGTTGCAGGTGAGTCTGTGTGGACAGACGAGCAGTCAGATTTCATCTGTAACACTCAGCAGCCTGGCTGTACCAATGTCTGCTATGATCAGGCCTTCCCTATTTCACATGTTCGCTATTGGGTGCTGCAGTTTCTCTTTGTCAGTACACCTACCTTGATCTACTTGGGCCACATGGTTTACCTGTCTAAGaaagaggagaaggaaagacagaaGGAGAATGAATCAAGGATTCTGGTGGCAAATGAAGCACAAACAGAAGTACACTCTTCTGCTACTAAGAAAATAAGGATTCAAGGGCCCTTGATGTGCACATACACCACCAGTGTAGTCTTCAAAAGTATTTTTGAAGCTGGGTTCCTGCTAGGCCAGTGGTACATATACGGCTTTGTGATGTCTCCAATATTTGTGTGTGAGCGAATCCCATGCAAACATAAAGTTGAGTGTTTTGTATCAAGGCCCatggaaaaaacaatatttatcatATTCATGCTAGTCGTTTCTCTCATCTCTCTGTTGTTAAATTTGATGGAACTTATTCATCTAAGCTTTAAGTGTTTCCAACATGGTATAAAAGAAGGTGCAACTTGTTCTCCAACAGGGATTCCATTCAATGGGGCCGGAAACCGAATGCCCCCACAGGAATACACCAATCCTCCCTCTAGCAACCAGGACATTGATCTGCCATCTTATAACAAAATGTCTGGGGGGCACAATTGGTCACGTATCCAGATGGAGCAGCAAGTTAATGGTCTTGTGAAACCCAAGTGTCAGTGTGACTGTTGGTCCCAAAGTGCTATTTCTGTGGTGGTTTCTGGAGCACCAGGTATAATCTCAAACATGGATGCAGTCAAAAGTAATCACCAGACCTCTTCCAAGCAGCAGTATGTTTAA
- the gjb3.S gene encoding connexin 31 a (The RefSeq protein has 2 substitutions compared to this genomic sequence), translating to MDWKTFQGILSGVNKYSTAFGRIWLSVVFVFRVLVYVVAAEKVWGDEQKDFDCNIRQPGCNNVCYDHYFPISHIRLWALQLIFVTCPSLLVIMHVAYREEREKKNRLKNGENCSKLYSNTGKKHGGLWWTYLLSLFFKTGIEIAFLYILHKMWDSFDLPPLVKCSNIDPCPNIVDCYIARPTEKKVFTYFMVAASALCIILNICEIFYLLFKRILNCMNKYKASSKRSVTYNKASTCQCHIHLDTTENKPMNKTLESIRASAPNLTTI from the coding sequence ATGGATTGGAAGACATTTCAGGGTATCCTGAGTGGTGTAAATAAATACTCAACAGCATTCGGTCGCATCTGGTTATCGGTGGTCTTTGTGTTCCGAGTACTTGTTTATGTGGTTGCAGCAGAGAAAGTTTGGGGTGATGAACAAAAAGACTTTGATTGTAATATTCGGCAACCAGGGTGCAACAATGTCTGCTATGACCATTACTTTCCCATCTCACATATCAGGCTCTGGGCCCTCCAGCTTATCTTTGTTACCTGCCCGTCTCTTTTGGTTATAATGCATGTAGCCTATAGAGAGGAACGAGAGAAAAAGAACCGCCTAAAGAATGGAGAAAACTGCTCCAAGCTATACTCCAACACAGGAAAAAAGCATGGTGGTCTGTGGTGGACCTACCTTTTGAGCTTGTTCTTTAAAACTGGTATTGAAATTGCTTTCCTTTacatattgcataaaatgtgGGATAGCTTTGATCTGCCACCCCTTGTAAAATGTTCAAATATTGACCCCTGCCCTAATATAGTAGACTGTTACATAGCCCGTCCCACAGAGAAAAAGGTGTTCACATATTTTATGGTTGCAGCTTCTGCTCTCTGCATCATCCTCAACATCTGTGAAATATTCTACCTtttatttaaaaggatactgAATTGCATGAACAAATACAAGACGTCTAGCAAACGCTCTGTGACCTACAACAAAGCTTCCACCTGCCAATGCCACATTCATCTGGATACCACTGAAAACAAACTCATGAACAAAACACTGGAGTCTATACGGGCATCTGCACCTAACCTGACAACCATCTAA
- the gja4.S gene encoding gap junction protein alpha 4 S homeolog (The RefSeq protein has 2 substitutions compared to this genomic sequence), translated as MGDWEFLEKLLDQVQEHSTSIGKIWLMVLFIFRILILGLAGESVWGDEQSDFTCNTEQPGCTNVCYDKAFPISHVRYWVLQFLFVSTPTLFYLGHIIYLSRKEEKLKQKESQLRALDDKEQVQQAIAIIEKKKLKLYIQEDGTVKIKGALMCTYLTSVIFKSIFEAGFLLGQWYLYGFVMIPIYVCERVPCPHKVDCFVSRPMEKTIFIVFMLVVSLISLFLNILELIHLICKSMINTLKKYSPYNPANRYAKNEDAYPEKTSETATAPFQDKTYIYLPMNENISYPQYKMPNEQNWANFNTEQQLAINDQSALGHYSLSAFMPVSPKTHSTVEKPTTRASSSASKKQYV; from the coding sequence ATGGGAGACTGGGAGTTTCTTGAAAAACTGTTGGATCAGGTGCAAGAGCACTCCACATCGATTGGGAAGATCTGGCTTATGGTGCTTTTCATCTTCCGAATCTTGATTTTAGGTCTGGCGGGGGAGTCTGTTTGGGGAGATGAACAGTCTGATTTTACCTGTAATACAGAACAGCCTGGATGCACCAATGTTTGCTATGACAAAGCCTTCCCCATATCTCATGTTCGTTATTGGGTACTTCAGTTTCTATTTGTCAGTACACCCACATTGTTCTACTTGGGCCATATAATCTATCTttcaaggaaagaagaaaaattaaagcaaaaggAAAGTCAACTGAGGGCTTTGGATGACAAAGAACAAGTTCAACAGGCTATAGCtattatagaaaagaaaaaactgaaactgtATATCCAAGAAGATGGAACAGTCAAGATCAAAGGAGCCCTAATGTGTACCTATCTAACTAGTGTTATCTTCAAAAGCATATTTGAAGCTGGGTTCCTTCTTGGCCAGTGGTACCTTTATGGGTTTGTTATGATTCCAATTTATGTCTGTGAAAGAGTACCATGTCCCCACAAAGTAGACTGTTTTGTATCCCGGCCCatggaaaaaactattttcataGTTTTCATGTTAGTGGTGTCTCTCATATCATTATTTCTCAATATACTGGAGCTTATTCATCTAATTTGTAAGAGCATGATCAATACCTTGAAGAAATATTCACCATACAACCCTGCCAACCGATATACCAAGAATGAAGATGCATATCCAGAAAAGACATCAGAAACGGCCACAGCACCATTCCAAGACAAAACCTATATTTACCTTCCCATGAATGAGAATATCTCATACCCACAGTACAAGATGCCAAATGAGCAGAATTGGGCAAACTTTAACACAGAGCAGCAGCTAGCACTAAATGACCAGTCTGCTCTAGGACATTACAGCCTCAGTGCCTTCATGCCTGTATCTCCAAAAACTCATTCAACAGTGGAAAAGCCCACCACCAGAGCCAGTAGTTCTGCTTCCAAGAAGCAATATGTTTGA